The Juglans regia cultivar Chandler chromosome 10, Walnut 2.0, whole genome shotgun sequence genome includes the window TGTTGTGTAGCTTCCTCTTTCTCATGAATTTGAGGGGTAGGGTTGCCTGCTTTAGCACTGTTGTGAAGAACGATGCAAGAAGAGTagagtaaaacaaaaaattgatgacAGGACACAAAGATTTACTTAGTTTGATAACTTGTTTACATCTACAGAGTtgcacattattttattatcttggggaatgaaaaaatacattttatatactGTTCATCTCAACTATACCGTccataataaacataattatagagtaatgttatatacagtcgtggaatgcgtaaatactgtacagtcgctttgaataagaggggtctactattaaaaaattaattttttttcatatgggtcctatatttatttacttttttctaaATGACtgtacgacgcttgcacactcccaactacaaatataatttctcaaaattatatGATTGTACGGTAGAAatcttaatttcataattattactTTATTCACTCAAGCGAGTCTTAAACGAACTCTCTATCTAAACTTCACTAGAGTGATTTATCGCATGAATATTGAGCGAACTTTTCGTTTGGTGTTTCTTAAGTCACAAAAAGGGTCAAAATTTTTTTGGCTTTGCCCCCGACCCCCCGCAAGACTTGTCCATGTTTGCTTCATCTTGAGCCTCCATGGGCCATGCTTCATTGAAATTCCACTAAAAAATAGTGATGAATTCTTGTCGGGTTGGGTTATGAAATCGGGCCACCACAATAATTAACTACTTCACAAACCCAACAAGCCCCCTAAAATTCCTGGCTTTACCTTTCACGAACTTAGTGACAGATCCATTTGGccataatattgtgaattttagtGCACCATACAATGAATTTGaattgttagaaaaaaaaaaaaattaaaaacatgaaacgATACCTTCAGTAACGACGAcatacacattttttttcttcacttacTCTGCTGGACTGAAAAAAGTTTGCATTTGGTCATTAATGCTTCCATCCCAATTGTATTAGCAAATTCTAATTGTAATGCAGCTCAGAAAACTAAGAGGGTTTGTCCAGAAAAGAGCAACTGATCATCAAGGGCTCCAAAATTGGCATattctttcaaggaaaatgataggaattTCGATAATGGGTTGTAGTACACGTGGAAGAATTCTCGATAGCTAGCTGTAGTACTGCGACCCTTCTTTCAAAGCATTACTTGCAGCATATTCCATGCACTCGCGTTAAATTTGCTCTTACGCTGGATCCAAGAAAGAGGACATTTGGTGAAAATGTACAGAAGAACGAGAGATCACCAAACCATATCCTCGACCTCGAGTTGCTTAGATAGAACAGCAAAAGGATTAGCTTTGAAAATAGGAAACTGACAAATTAGATTTTTGTATTATTCTAAATGCAGCACAAAACAAACTTATCTTGTTCCACACATCTgtatccatccatccatccaaagATTGCATTTGTCCATGTAGTGTATGCTCCCCAATGGATAATGTTGACTTTGTACATATTTAGGATTGcggtaaaaatataatttatagttctattattaaaaaattatttattatttgataactatatatttaaaatatttttaaacatattatatttgtttagaaataaattaaaaaaaatactttttgaagTAAATATGacgattatttgatttttttgaagattatgatcatattctttaaagtttaaaaattgtaattatctgaacgttattttagtatttttgctcatttacaatctttttaaaattcgaattacattatgtattatttgaaaaaaaacatgtttgagatgatgatttttctcaaatgtattttttgacttatttgagattaaaaaatattttaatatgtaaaactCAAAtaacctaatttttctattaaaaagtttttaaaactatttaaatactttttaagacTACTAACGCAATCCCTTTTGTCATACCTTATTTTTGTGCTTGGGAGTCTATATTTCAGATAATTCTGATTCTTAATTCGAAATATGATTGTTGACTTGCTTGGATCCACTGTGACAAGCATGGCAATCCCACCAAAATCACAAATGCCTCCACCCAGCTTTGTGTTTTGCAAGTAGCCGTCGAAAGCATACAAAAGAAGCATGAGCCAAAATGATGTCACGTTGGTAGCATGAACCACTGGGTTGAATTGACTTGCAGTCTGCACCCAGACCCGCAGGCATAGTCCATGACTCTATAGCTTGCTAGAACTATCGGCTCAGGAACAGTTGGCTTAGAAACACAAGAGACTCAAAATGCTAGGCAGAAGTgtcaaatatacaaattttttataaaaaaatagattctatcgagaaaaaaatgagttttttacaCTTTTCTATAgtgtctatatttttataaaaaatttatacgaaacttatatatttaaaatttatatatatcatttctcgaTCCTTATATCTAGTGTTGATGATGGAGATGAGAGAACTAGATCAAGTGGGCCAGGAACATGTTTTTGTGGCCTAAGAAAGTTATCAGGTGGGCTTGGCTCGTACTCTGGTGGATTTGGGAGTGGGGAATAGATAGGTGGGCTAGGATATGTAGAGGATTTGGGAGTGCAAGAGGGCATGCATGGTGGGCTTTGAATAGGGAAATTGGGTGTTGAGCATTGTGGAGGGGATGATAATTTATAAAGCAAAGCTTAAAGAGTAGTGATTCTCTGCCACTTGCATGTACTCACTCTTTGTGCCgcttaatataaattataaatattttttaaatatatttaaatatatttttttaaaaatatattaatatactaatagtcaattttttaactattaaataaaataaaaaaattaaaaaaaaaattaaatacataaacgatcAAAATGAAGAATTAAAATGAGACGATATAGTAGCATTAATATAGCTTAAATTAGATTGTATGGGTGTAGTAGGGAACATGTGCTAATGATTCAAATTGTTGTAATTTCGTCACTCCAAGTGAATTTCGATACCAAAACGAGAAAATGACACGGACCAAAATCACGAGAGAACATTATAAATTGAGGGGAACAAAGAAAACGGTTCAAAAACTAGGGACAAATCCGGCACATCGACTACAAGTGTAACGGTAACTTTCTGTCTTGTTCTTTCTACCGTCTTCCCCCTCTGCTGCTTAAAAATCAGCCCCAAACCCACAAAAGGAATTAGCTTTCGATCCTCTGAAAGAGAGAGCGAAAAACCTGTCGAAAACAATCGCAATTACTTCACAGAAAATCCCCGAGAAGGCCAGAAATGACCATGCgcaaaggagaagaggaaaaagaagagaaggagagCCTTGTTATGGCCACTACCAAAGTGGTTGAGTATTTGGAGCCATTGATATCAAAAGAGCTTCTCTGCAAGTTTCCCGACAACTTGGTCTTCGATTTCGACTATACCCAGAGCTCGATATGGTCCCCTTTGGTCACTAAGGCTTACAGCCCCATGGACTTGGACTTTGAATTGGGTTTCATGACACCAAGAAAGCTTTCATTCGGGATGGAGTTGAGTATGGATTTGGGCAACAAAAACAAGCTCAAGAAAGTCacttccaacatcaagaagaagATCAGCACCACTTCCTTCAACATCAACCACAATCTTCTGAAGATTAAGctcaagaagaaaataaaggcGTCCGAGTTCTCTCCAACACCTATGAAGAACACATGTTACCCAGCCGCCATAAAGGTATTTCTACTTCTTTCAGGGTTCTTGCtccatatttttcatttatatcttttcctttttcttttttttcttctctctctctctctctctctctctctgcctgaAAGGTTACAGTTTGGAGATCATCAGACTGAAAGAAAGCCCATTTGAAATGAAAGTGTTAGGGATAAGTAATGTGTTCGATAGATAATTCAAGGAAAATTTCAGATCTTTGGGGTTGAAAATGATGTTGAAGTTATCAGGGGAAAATGTCTGATTCGTTATAGAGATACCACGATTTACCAAAATGTGCTAAATTTCCCGAAAACCAAACGTCTAGCACCAGAAGACTTGGAGTCATTCTGCTGCTACTGCCCTTCGGTCCCCCGGGCGCTTTTCTCTGTTTAAGATTCTAATCCATTTAGTTCATTCCTTAAATTTCAAGTCTACTGAGGGTGTCTTTCACTTTCTATACTTTATACGTATACAGGCATGGACTATGGTGCTGAAAGCTGCGTCGAAAGGTTTCAAGAATAAAACGAAGAAAGATCACACAGCCTATCACCGGAAGCCCTCCAACTATCTGAGAGATCATGGAACTACTTCAAGAGGatcattatatttgtaattttattctcaattaatgagattgattttcattaatttatagttGGTATTCTTTCAGCAGGCATCCTCTTCGTCcaattttttctatattgttttttcttttattttttgggtgtaATAACAGGTTATTGATGCAGATTCcagacatatatattttttatctacagTAAGAAACAGAAATCATCCAGATGCCATTAGGATGGAAAGACTATAATTCTGACAAACTGGCGTTGGATATATGCTGAATatgtgtagaaaaaaaaaatctctttaaaTTCTTATCCGAGCTTGATCatgtacgtgtatatatatgtatgtgctTGGCTCAACTGGAAAATTGGAGTGGAAATTGGAAAATGTAAGTGGCTTAAGAAGCAAGAACATTGATTATGATGATTGAAATTGGAGACTTCAAGGGCACCTTATAGGAGCAGAAGCAGAAGGCATTAAGAGGGAAATGAGGTAGGTTCTTGCCTGTAACTCCTTTACAACTATTTcataactcatttttttttataattatgaactTTAGGCATTGGTATTTTATAACACATTCATAATTAACCAATGCAATTATTCTACTTCGTTAAAAATAGAAttcaattttacaaaactaCCATCTATTTCATACTGAGTAAAACAATTCTAAAAGAGTTGGTAAGTGGATTTCTCAAGTTTTTAATCCCAGAAGCTGATAAAAACACTTTGGATGCAATTTTATTAGCAACCttcacaaattttaatttttcccacatcaaaaaattacattaacacaaaaatttcataaaagtaaactcacaaattgatatattagatcatattgcaaagttatttttactataaagtGGATCAAACAAATGAACAACATTTGCAGTTAGGTTACATTTTCTATCATTTGGGAATCAGAAGAACATTCCACAATGCTCAACTTCAAGCCCATACGGCCAAGAGAGACATACAACCAGCCCCAAGAAGAAGAGATACATTCGACTCTATCTGAAGCTTGAAATTGCTCTGCATCCTTGAATTCATAAAATCGGCTGCAAGAAGATCAACTAGAGCCATATAGATTAAGATCCCGGCCGATGCTGCATTAAAAATTCCTTCAACAATCAGGGCAGTAGAGCTGTTCTCATTGTAAACATTAGATATTCCGATTCCGATTGCAATCCCGACTGGGGTTGTAAGAGAGTAGAATACGACCATAATTGCAATAGCTCGGGACTTGAAGTTTGCCTAAAATTGCAgataccaaaaaaaaagaaaggacatattttatgaatttatagaCCAGTTACAgtaattaaaattgtttatgaTATTATACCGGCAAAACaataaggttgcgtttggatgttgaagtgagttgagttgagttgagatgataaaatattgttaaaatattattttttaatattattattattttaatatttaaaaaaattgaattatttattatattttatgttgaaatttaaaaaaattataatgatgagttgagagatgtttagtaaccaaacgaagcctaaaggTTAAATATACCTGAGAGATGCATCCACCAAGTCCCATGCCCTCAAAAAATTGATGGAAGGTTAAAGCAGCTACAAGAGGCCTTATTGTCTTTGGACTTTCAGAAGCACCCAGAGAAATTCCTATTATGACTGAATGCACCACAATTCCCAACTCCAGAACCTACAGTTTAGCCAAAAGTACATAAACAGACttatttggatagtaagatgaaatgagagagtATTTCTATATTCATACGGGACCTAATATTTCTTCGTGCCAAAACAGGAAAagagaatttataaatatatatatatatttacaattaatcACTAATTTGGAGGAAAACTGGTGAAGACACACGACAAGTTATTTTTTTGCCAAAATAAAAACGTCCCAACACACTCATGAAGGCAAGAGTTTTTCGAGAAACCCAGAAAAGAAGTTCGGAAATTAAACCAAAACAGCGAAGGAAAACTTGTAGATCCTTTTCACACATGAAAACTTGTTCCTGAGATTTCAAAAATTCATTTAAGCGAACAAAAACCTGAATATATATGAATGGGGAATTGAACAGAAAGATCGTCATGTACTCCACAACCTCAAATTACCTGCGATATGACTCGATTTCGAAGAAGCTCAGACGAGCCAGAATTCTGAGCCAAATAAGCCACCGGACCGTGAGCATGACCATGAGTTGCATGAGTATGAACGTTCGTGTGATCCTCCTCATCATGCTCACCGACCTTCTCCTCGAGTGCTCCAGTCCCATGTGGAGCGTTATGGATGTGAGATTTGCTGTAATATGAAGTCGCAAAGGCATCAACCATCAAGGTTCCAATGGCGGACACCATTGCAACAAACCCCGTGAACGGAAATTTCCCCCAAGGATTCTCTGCAAGACACGGCGACGTCAAGTTCTCGAAAGCATCTGGAAGTACGTGGATGAACCCCGTGGATAATATCACACCGGCGGCAAAGGCcttaatgatgaagaagatgttCTTCTCGGGACGCAGAGCAGGTATAGTCTTTCCAAGCATTGGAATACAAACTCCAAGTGCACCTGCAACGAGTATGGAAGAAATAGCTACGAGTTTATATTTGAGAGCTTGGTCCTTGTCACGCTGATCTTCATCACCAGTATCACAACTGCACTCTCCAAAAACCAGGGAAGGCAGTAGGAAGAGGGCGCAAAAGAGTGTGATATAGAGTTGTTGAACCATCTCCATTGTGTGAATATCgattgaagaagaaagaaacggGATTTTAGAGATAGCACGTAAAACTAGGCCGGTTCTTGAGGAGGAAGACATGCCCTagcttataaagaaaataactgtaatttgactttattattattctaaatatttttatgagtacATGTTTACATCATTTTAGGCCCTGAGAGAGTATCTCAAccaatttcattttatcttaaatttttttatttcattttttttaaatatctcttaaatataaatattttttaatcttaattatctaatttttttatttaattattacaaatttttgaatttctaaataaaatattaaaaataattaaatttttttaaatctcaaaatgaagataattttaaaaaattatatactaacaatataattttataataattttatttaattttttctttttcatttatcaaaaatcaataaaatattttaatttaaataaatttattattatttataaattattttattattatttataaatttttaatcgaAATGTACTATGGAGTGATTCTAGACCATTATGACCTCATTCTCTAAACTAGCCCAAGTCTTTAACCATCTCCAATATCAATTAATAagggaaaataataaataatctttaaatgatttaaaagatCGATGAGTTTAGCAAACTctgtttcaaatttatttctctagTACAATATGGATGGGTGTAGAAATAATGAGGTGTCACAAATCAGTCTGCAGAAGACGCGTAAggaattttatttgtaattaaattaggtaaaagaaataataatatcatttttcgaGAATGATTTCCAAATCCTTAGCGTCAATTTGGCAGTGTAAAATTTATTGTTTCAAGGAACGgttaagattatatatattcgTTGAATGAGTCAAAAGATAACAATTTGGATCGTCGACTTCAGAAGGAAGTCTATCCATACCACGTGTAAAGATCCGACTTCAAGTTCTACTATTCTACGGTTGCAAGATTC containing:
- the LOC108996795 gene encoding uncharacterized protein LOC108996795; the encoded protein is MTMRKGEEEKEEKESLVMATTKVVEYLEPLISKELLCKFPDNLVFDFDYTQSSIWSPLVTKAYSPMDLDFELGFMTPRKLSFGMELSMDLGNKNKLKKVTSNIKKKISTTSFNINHNLLKIKLKKKIKASEFSPTPMKNTCYPAAIKAWTMVLKAASKGFKNKTKKDHTAYHRKPSNYLRDHGTTSRGSLYL
- the LOC108996792 gene encoding zinc transporter 1-like, giving the protein MSSSSRTGLVLRAISKIPFLSSSIDIHTMEMVQQLYITLFCALFLLPSLVFGECSCDTGDEDQRDKDQALKYKLVAISSILVAGALGVCIPMLGKTIPALRPEKNIFFIIKAFAAGVILSTGFIHVLPDAFENLTSPCLAENPWGKFPFTGFVAMVSAIGTLMVDAFATSYYSKSHIHNAPHGTGALEEKVGEHDEEDHTNVHTHATHGHAHGPVAYLAQNSGSSELLRNRVISQVLELGIVVHSVIIGISLGASESPKTIRPLVAALTFHQFFEGMGLGGCISQANFKSRAIAIMVVFYSLTTPVGIAIGIGISNVYNENSSTALIVEGIFNAASAGILIYMALVDLLAADFMNSRMQSNFKLQIESNVSLLLGAGCMSLLAVWA